Part of the Triplophysa rosa linkage group LG21, Trosa_1v2, whole genome shotgun sequence genome is shown below.
ttcattAGTTTAATTAATAATCAGTTTTTGACTGCAAAGTTAATAAAGGTAGTATAGAATTATGATTAATGCATGATTTGAATAATCGGCACCTCGGTTGAACCATTATTTTGCAATCAGTTTTATTTGATCTCTGATTCTTCAGAATCCAAAGTAATATTATTATCATACTGGTTCCACCACTTTTGCTACCTGTAAGACAAATTAGCTCTCAAACGTCATGCTGCCAGTTTCTCAAAACATTTGTGAGATGTtagaatgttgttgttttttcagttttatttgtttgtgtgttttttgtatactgtatgtttacaaacTCTATGCTGCATCAAAAATCACCCTTTGGGATTATGATAAACTTTGAACCTTGAACCTTGAACCTTGAACATCAGTTTAAAGTACTagaacagaaactgaaaactaAGAGATGTGAATCTATTCTCCAGACCTCAAAACCGTGTAGGAAACTAAATACTGCAATTCACAAAATGAATGATTTGTTGAAAATGAACATGTCCTCATTCAGAATGTCAGACATATTCGAGATCTTAGTCTAAAATTACCTTCCAATAAGTCACTTAGGGTTAACATAAACGGAAGAGAGAAAAGGAAGAGAGACAATGTTTAAAGGTGTTAATCAATGTCTGTTGTATAAACACATTTGCCAACAGCTTCCTCTTACCGAACATCAAAGGTAAACATTTGATATGCTCCTAAAATCTCTCTTTATTTCCACACATAGCATTACAGGTTGTTGTTAGCTAATCAGACTTGACAAAGAAGAAATttgtatgcatgcatgcatggaGCCCAACTGATGATGACTTATAGGGTCATCAATAGATAGGGTTCAATCGCTTGAAAGGCACTGAAAGGTTTTTGTTGCTAGAAGAAAATCTGCATGACGGTTTTTGTAAACTGAAATATTAAGCAGGATACGCAGATTTGTAAATATGTTGCTATGCTGTTGCGTGAGTTAGTGCAGAATATTTTGATGTTCTGTAGCAGCATCTCAAATCTTCTTGCTTTGCAATTAAAAATTCTACTGAATTACAATTTATTCACATGTTCCTTGTTGTGCACTATACAATTTTCAGTTATGTAAACTTTGCACTACTGtatggtttaaaatgacaaattctTGAAGAaattgtatgatctattaatatatgaagtgaaagtgacttatttgtcagatatggtgacccatacccgaaatgtgacctctgcatttaacccatccagagagtagtgaacacacacacacagcaagtggtgaacacacatacacccagagcagtgggcagctatcactgcagcgcccggggagcaagttgGGGTAAGGTgctttgctcaagggcacctcagtcgttacccgccggccctgagaatcgaaccggcaaccttctggtcacgagtccaactctctaaccattaggccacaactgccccttaTATGCATCATAAGGTATCATTTGATTTTATGCAGCATTGATGTAACGTGTCAACcagcacagaaaaaaatgtcctTCAATTCTTAAGTCATCTAAAATAATACAACTTTATTGTTTGAAAGGAGCATCTATATAAACATATGGCAAATTGAGAAAGTAACAGAAAATTGAAAGATAGTCTGGTGAGATAGATGACCATGGAACAATACTTTGTGTTTGAATCATTCAGTTGTATTATGgtaaaaatgaatagaaattGCACCTGCAGACACTTTACgaagtaaaaaaattataaagattgtatgacattttaaacaaagcCTTATGATGGGTCCATAGGGCATCGCCTAACCAGTGCTTTACATATAAGTAACACAAGTAACGTGTAGATGTAAAAAGCTAATGATTCTCCATCATCTGGAgttttatgtacagtaaatgatgtATCCTCACAGCATTGCATTGATTTTAATATCTTTGGCCTGCTAATTGTAGaagttatttacagtatgtccCAAAATAAATACTCTTAGCTGTGCACATGTTGATTCGATGATAATGTTTTAGATGAGCAAAAAGTCCTTCAAAGATATCAGGTTCTTTGTTCTGGAATGTTGATGTCATAACATTCTGATCCAAGTCTCACATCAAAATCATTGACCGTTCAACTGAAAATCATTGACAGTTTCGAAGAGCTCAGTTGAGATGGTGATTTTTAGGCATTAACTTCAGATTCATGCACAAAGGTTCATGAAATGGGAGGAGTAAAGGAATATAAATGCAGGACATGATCACCCATTCTGTGATCTACTATATCATCTAATCAAGTGTCCAGGAGGCAAAAATACAGGAAGAGGGATAGTTTGTAGATCTTCACACTATGTTATTTGAGGAGCATATATTAACACTTTTCAAAAGGAACTGTCAACATACACTGACATACTGGAGCGTCTTCTTCAGTTTTGGACTAAGCATCGCCTTCCTGGGGCCAACTATCCTAGATCTTAAATGTCGAACCGGCTCCACGCTACAGGAGATCACCTGGGTGTTCTTCTCCCAGCAGTTTTGCTTGCTCGTCGGGACCTCCGTTGGAGGAGTTTTCAGAAAAACGTGAGTCACACACGGATTTCAGTATCCCTGTCACTGTGAGGTGTTCAACATAAACACTCTTCTACTGTAATACTCTGATCAGGATACACAGTGTGTTATTTAGTGTTCGATTTTTAGTACATGCCGGTCACAATACAGATATTGTACACATGTCAAGTGTCTGGGGTATGTCTGCACTTCTTGATCTGCTTTGTTAAAATGCTTTTGACAGTATTGgtcatacagtacattatcaGATGTTGGTTTCCCATTTGTGCTGTTGCAGAACATTGGACATGCCAGAAAATGACTTCCACACCTTGCAGAAAATGAAGGTGCTacgaaaggttcttcacagcaatacTATAGAAGAACCACTTTTGGTTCCTTGGTTCCAACCTCTCAGTCTAAAAGAACTGtatctttctttccttttcatAGTCTAAAGAAATGTTTTCCACTATAAAGaaacttttgtgaaacagaaaggttcatTGGATGTCAAAGGTTCTGTGTGGAACCCTACACTCttaataaaggtgcttcaaaaggttctttgatgccgtAGAAGAACTCTTTTAGTTCTTtagttccataaagaacctttatcaaaaaaggttctttgtggtgaaaaagagATGGTtgtttaaagaacctttggctaaatggttctttgtggaaacaaaaatggttattttatggcatcgctgagaaccttttaagcatcttttttttaagagtgacaCCAAAAAACggttcttctatgacatcatgtagcaccttcatttttaagagtgtactgagaaatgtttttatccCTACATGTTCTAATAACATATGGGTTTCTATCCATTTGAACACAATTTCAGTAAATTATTCTCATTTTTGAGTTTCcaaattaaataatgtttcaaatattattttggaAGTTCATCACTCAATATTTCCTTTTCTTAACATTCAACTTTTCACTAACCATTTATTGCCTTAAGATCGAATTGAATTCCGTACTTGAGCCCTTctgtaatgtacagtacatcaAATCTGTTTGCTTTATagtgcttttttattatttgaataaattaacattttaaattactaaattacattttaaatggttgAAAAAGTTGCATTCTGTAACTCTGTTGTTCTTTTAAGTTTTTAGTCTCTCACATTCAGTCATAAAGTTTTAAGTGCATAAAGTTTTTATTTGCGATAATCTTACCGGTGTCATATTGAAATCGGACCTCTATCTCAATTCTGTGGTTAGGATTAGGATAAATTGTGGAGGTGGACTTTAGAATAATTAATGTACCAATCAGAAGTTGGATAGTCAAGATCTCCCAGGTAGACCAATTTCATTGCAcctcaaatacttatttcagcATTCTTCTTAAACACCAACTTGATCTTCAGTTCAATTCTGTAGTTTACAGGTTATTTCATgaacttaaatgttttatgaaagtacataaataatttaaaaaatgagttgtgtgtgtaacaattCACAGATAACAGACGATACCACGGGGTAAAGTGTAGGTAAAAGGatttaataacacaaaacaggaacaaaaacacccaacaCCCAACTTCTAAATATCAAATGATTCAAAAAGCTTTTTTCTTTGAAATGAGAAATAACggggaaataaaaaatatatctcACACAAGCTCTTTTTCTCTTCTTCAGGTTGTTGAGTGCCCTCGCCACCCTCTTCCTCTCCACCTTCATCATCTCTGTGGTTTTTGCCATCATTCCATTTTGCTATAATGTGCTGTTGCTGGCAGTTGCTATGGCAGTGTCAGGTCTGGCTTTGGGTTTCATTGATACTATTGCAAACATCCAGCTGGTGTCTATTTATCAGAAAGATTCTGCCATCTTCTTGCAGGTGAGAAACATCACATAACATATTGAGGTAGTGGACATAAAAGCAATGCTGTGATAATGAAGTCAgattaacaaaattattttgccATTGCATATCAATCACACTCGACTCTGCCATTTACAGCAAAAACATCCAGCCATGTAAAAAATAGTATGtattgtgttaaaaactgaTGCATATggaaaaatgttcatgttcGGTAGAGGAccacatttaataaaaagagTGTATTCACCAtgaatatatttcattttctttttccaaATCTTTTTCTTCACATTTGATGTCTGTTTTGACTCTGACTGTAGGCACTGCACTTCTTCATTGGGCTTGGTGCTTTGCTGAGTCCCCTGATTGCAGATCCATTCATCTCTGAACACTGCCTGGGCACTAACAGCACAGAAAACGCCTCAGTGATACTCCACCACTTCAGGTTACCACCAGTAATCCACGATACTTCCCCACACTCTGTGCTAGTTAAGGAGAAACCCAACGTGTCGTATGCCTTCTGGATCATGGCTCTCATAAATGTAAGATTGGGCACAGCACTTGTGTGTCTTAAAGGTGCTTGATGTTTGTGAGATCAATTCATCTTGTTTTCTTCTAGTTGCCTGTGCCAATTGCGGTTCTCGTGCTGATGTACAGAGAGAAGCTGCTTCCCTGCTGTCCAAACAGCACTCCACGGCTTCTGGACAAAGATGAACTGGCCATGGAGACCCAGGCATCAGGCTCCAAAGAGATGCATGAACCAGTAACTGAAGGTATACGTGCTGCTCCAGCTGGTCGTGTGATCttaatttcacccaaaaataaaaattctgtcatcatattcACCCttaaaacctgtgtatgactttttcttctgtgaaacacaaaagaagatattttgagaaatgtttcagtataCATAtactggaagtcaatggggtccactATTGTTGGggcaccaacattcttcaaaattattattttgtgttctgcagaagaaagacagggttttttttgtatttgtggtGTTAACGTTTTCATGATACTAAAATTCCAATGAAATCATATTTTCCAGGACATAGAAATCTCTTCAGCTGCTGTATGAATGGTAATCTGAGCAGGTTACCTGTCACATTTTTTGGCATCCACATCTTGGGTGGGATTGTCCTGTTTATGTCAGAAGGCATTATGGTAAAtacattataatatttttttgttaatatttagattttattaCCTTTTGATCTTTGAATCTCTTCTTTAGGGGGTCTACACTGGCTTTGTTTACACATATGCTGTTTCGCCTCCCATGTCACTGCATGCGAAAATGGCAGCATATCTCAACTGTGTCTTCTGGGCAGCGATCACAGCAGGACGCCTGGTGTCCATCCCCCTGTCATACCGCTTAAGACCCGTCTACCTGCTCATCGTCAACCTGGTAATGAACCTGCGAAAAGTCCGTGAAATGAACCCTGTTGTACCCATCAAATTACCACACAGACCTAGATGTAATGGACTGGTTTGTAATTgtcaaatctctctctctctctctctctctctctctctctctctctctctctcgggcaGGCTGGTGTGAATGTAATATTGCTGCTATTGTTGGTCTTCTACACAAAcagtgtgtttctgtttgtggGTACAAGCTTGCTTGGGCTTTTCCTCAGCAGCGTTTTTCCCTGCTTACTGGCTTATACTGAGGACATCCTGAACTATACAGGTAAATTGCACACACATGTCAGGTTTCCATGTTCTTTGAGAACTTTTCATAGAccaatgatttttatactgtgcaAACTGTATATTGTGTCCCAGGGGTTCTCAGCCTTTTTGACGCAAAGGCCCCCCATTGTATTCAAAAATATTCAAAGATCCTCGTCCCACtcacataaacataaaaatttctaccccaaaatattttagagcttgacattaactggaacatttttattaattataaaaataatacccaaataataaaaaatatcttgtttttttattattttcaattaTTAGTCATCTTTTCAAACAAACATCATTTACATTCATAAGCTGTTTTTCTTATGTGTACCACAAAATGTTCCTACAACGTCGAAAATTAATTTGTGGGTACATTTAGTCCCCCCCACTCATACATTGTGGGTAATTTTCACAGACACAATGATTTTAATATTGTACAAACGGTATATTCCCCAAAATCAAATCCTCAGACAAACCTTTttggattttcttttttaaaataagcatCATTTGATATGTTCACAAGTAAATTTCCATTGTGGGGACTGCTGGACAGCAGGGACATGTTTTACATAGTCCctacatatataaaacacacacacacacaacttagGTTTTATTAGTAAAGATATCTTTTCATACTAAGAAAGTGCTATTTGCCCTCTAAGAAAGTGATATTCTCTTATTCTCACAGAAACCTGTTGACATTATTAGATTTGACATGACTTCCAGGGTTTTCAAGTAGGCTATATTGAGGATCACTTTAAATGTCTTCACTTCAAGTTAGCTTTAAACACTTCAGTGCTGTATACTCGTTTTTTTTGTCCACACTGTGCATAcactcaagtttgtttttcaaTTGTTGTAAAGACTTCTAACTGATGTCTATTGTTTTCATACAGCTATTtgctatcccctatccctaaatcTAACACAGTTTTGTAGTTATGTTTGTTGAGCTGCACAAATTGGCTAGCATGTGTTCTAGGATGGTCAGGACAGtaacaattattaattttattaatattttttcgGGAGGAGTTGGTATTGGACAAAGAAGGTTTTACAATCATTTTGGGGCCACCCTTGGTcccagcgcacacacacacacatgaacaaacatacaaaatctTTGTTTCTGCACTTTTCAGGATGCGCAACTTCAGTCTTGGTGGCCACTGCTCAAATGGGTGAGATGACTATGCAGGTGTTGGTTGGATCGGTAAGTACTTaaagttgttatttttttaaacctgaGAATTTTTACTAAGCAAGTAAATGTCTTCCAGCTGATTCAGGCTAAAGGCAGTTACAGTTTCCTGGTATGTGGCATGCTTCTCGGCTGTCTTGCCCTCATCTTCCTCTTGTTCTTGGTTTTATGTAACCACATCCACAGAAAACTCACAGGTAAAATGTTAGATTGCACAATACTTAAAGCGACAGAAATACTTTCAGCCTAAATAGGATACGTTATCTAATCGAATCAAATCTCTTTATTGTTACGCATCGTGTACACAAGTGTACCGGCGGTGAAATTCTTACATGCAAGACTCTGTGCATGGCAGTACATACAACAGGATGTAAATACAATATTCTGATTCAATATGTTCACCTTCCAGGAACATCTAAAAAAGCCGGTATGGTTGAAGACCCCCCACCACTCACTCTACCTGCTCCAGAGAAAGCAGGACAGAAAATTATTATAACACAACTCAAATGTGACTCCAGATGAGACCCTTTATGGGTCACAACCTGCTGGAAACACTGCACTCCTCCACTGTAAacattaattaataattaattaatgatTTTGTTATCATGTTCATGTAAAACTTGAAAAACATTCATTATGGTGCAATAAGCTTTTGTGCGTTTCTGTTAGGTTTGGTATTATctggtgtttttatttgttttacagaTTCTCACCAGCAGTCTTGACTCATTATTTCAAATACTGGTCATGTGATTGAATGCAActgaaacagaaaaatgaacaaataaatgtttaagtaATTGAAGGATGGAGTAATTCTGAACACagcaattaaatataaataaacttgtttTGTACTTCACCCATCAACACAGAGAATCATTCACCAAATTAAACAACAGATTAATCTCCACACGTCTAGATGAATCATTCACCAATCTAAGGGAATTCCTAGAAGTTCCTAGAACATCCCTTGCTCAATACAAGTGTTCATTTCGTTAACATAATGAGTTTCATAAACTAGAAGGTCGGGGTTAGTGTGATCTACAGCAGTCACAAATTTAAAATAAGAATTTTATGGAAAAACTTGTAACTCTTGGTCATCCATTTTTGAAGACACACATCACATTGTGCTTTATATCTTTTCAACACtttgtaataaatgtatttagtaTAGCATACTTGACCTATTCtaaaaagatttatttatacttttatccTTTATAATCCCACAAAGATCTAAAGTATAACCGACTAAATGTATTATTGTAGACTTCTTAAATTCCTTTAACTGCATAgtgtgatttttgaaaaaaataatcctttacttaataaaaaacatccG
Proteins encoded:
- the mfsd4ab gene encoding major facilitator superfamily domain-containing protein 4B, coding for MLFEEHILTLFKRNCQHTLTYWSVFFSFGLSIAFLGPTILDLKCRTGSTLQEITWVFFSQQFCLLVGTSVGGVFRKTLLSALATLFLSTFIISVVFAIIPFCYNVLLLAVAMAVSGLALGFIDTIANIQLVSIYQKDSAIFLQALHFFIGLGALLSPLIADPFISEHCLGTNSTENASVILHHFRLPPVIHDTSPHSVLVKEKPNVSYAFWIMALINLPVPIAVLVLMYREKLLPCCPNSTPRLLDKDELAMETQASGSKEMHEPVTEGHRNLFSCCMNGNLSRLPVTFFGIHILGGIVLFMSEGIMGVYTGFVYTYAVSPPMSLHAKMAAYLNCVFWAAITAGRLVSIPLSYRLRPVYLLIVNLAGVNVILLLLLVFYTNSVFLFVGTSLLGLFLSSVFPCLLAYTEDILNYTGCATSVLVATAQMGEMTMQVLVGSLIQAKGSYSFLVCGMLLGCLALIFLLFLVLCNHIHRKLTGTSKKAGMVEDPPPLTLPAPEKAGQKIIITQLKCDSR